A window of the Besnoitia besnoiti strain Bb-Ger1 chromosome VI, whole genome shotgun sequence genome harbors these coding sequences:
- a CDS encoding hypothetical protein (encoded by transcript BESB_066050) produces the protein MPSAPASSAPETSAAQDSSIALEGTLNGPPPSAPAAREASAPQGPLPPSGATEACSRLTKLPAGAASRLPEDDGVADGENPGRECAGKREHGGRAGSPPKTGRHDSPASPPTFDAGSSPGTAPPPCPGRPSKRETSPKAARMASAESSQEPSLSPGELASPAPSSPARSEGAKRCTRRDGGRSAVSGSSQSRNATSHSEAPRSASSSPPDSPNSSRPSASFRRRFCSGMTSSSSSSSSSCSSPSSSSSPSPSVSPASSASSSASLSPPYAPALRVAVSSPHLLPGAPVGGGLSSPSFATPSGSLSPTLHATSSSPKSVSQRMTPHHVCGGGSGSPSASVSPLHICSPASLHFPASPNSPSSGASQGFPALPRTILACVTSPLFAPTATCASPPGMRLQSPPRRLSPMALSPRAFSPSCLSPPSLSPSCVSPQTSPSVHPISDLELDDFPHPFDAHARSALPGSPGSPPPGLLSSAPATYPPCASAAAAAGHHQRGSSFPSHAHRGSFSHAHRAAPSECPAAPHGGGSLGAADSGGVSPGSPRLSAATACTCCGCSEACYVPNASALEASPESAWCVCPCHMQNAAVKIDMCSFGASAHHLPLSSYSTSAEKLCSPGGAASPGHLSPSGERSPRRQALAGKSHGSPCLRRRPSPAPAARSCVSPSSPSSSVAAPVEAPARAEALASALRSPALRHHAQAPPRAENAEEAEKAGGGRDGQRSPRGQSEEEDRRRAAGEEGDSALLRAAAANCVSGAAGGGAEGRKSPAAASWERPLASANAELLGGEQSCAASGAEVSAAGGDHHAPGASPLLPEAVLAPFASREGASEPVGSRTESDEAGATELSPVAGNACGDVEVNRIASNGGLSVLSKFRLPPSPAGAAYLERTRPPTEESHARSEPASGRRPPAASSPSPSPPELAATAGETPSTPDSGLPPAEARAQAPSLFERLPRGLIACGRSPGVEGPPPAETHATEEETDKAASGAARNRDDRFAEAGGEAAGLEPPPAAPSQDTGDALAEQGTCDPCEEYFCKGGPARWSPQLGGEAPPTPPTPDHASSAFVAHQETTCTIESSGELGAEKGDTAAAGAPQAESSGAAAGSPPKEFSASTFPRDWRPAGDAEAHDARERAEEEWGREEVGGAATLRSAFEGEDKDEVARLERGDLSEPHLSLSGSYRDDPCGDERERGLDSGKREQSFAVFSSLFAPREPPEEDRTNASSRLLSLSPTPPASPAGAATNTDELVYVHLDPATGERKEFSAVYFRKSNRIRYKGSMFTSVQSWVQWVETGHVASPPFLPHFHCARDVHDADGDEEELIDDNEEEEHAKRRLDGRAEGDHSRFDLLSPQERNAAYSTFLGSTASLQLHFTEDASQANQDEGERANEMHAAFLYESDNDAFCFSAHGHDDEGEQESNSSDSSSGRSSESEEEKDENEDEGAPVATFDRATREASAPRFYTAENDEDDQTATTRGDAQRVLAAREDSGGRRVEPQRGGDADASRASSPPAKVCSEAHRKANASPAAAQTFADWVAFPEFSGSSGGDATSDVRGAEHAGSVRRNGGVEQAPAVDRSPFHQCPVVSSMGWRAVNGRAGDSEGVRVGNADGLQGEHRPANRAKEFWEASFEANYVSSSFVASSCTHPDDDVHGDSAEEPLSNGRDPFSAPLVDPFASWSEEPRKQ, from the exons ATGCCTTCTGCCCCAGCCTCGTCGGCTCCCGAAACGTCAGCAGCTCAAGACTCCTCCATCGCCTTAGAGGGCACTCTTAAcgggcctccgccgtcagcgcccgccgctcgaGAGGCTAGTGCGCCTCAGGGGCCTCTGCCCCCCTCAGGCGCGACTGAGGCCTGCTCGCGGCTAACCAAACTGCCAGCTGGCGCAGCCTCTCGTCTCCCCGAAGATGACGGAGTAGCGGACGGGGAGAACCCAGGGAGAGAGTGCGCGGGGAAGCGTGAGCACGGCGGTCGGGCTGGGTCGCCGCCAAAAACGGGGCGTCACGACTCTCCAGCCTCCCCGCCCACCTTCGACGCCGGGAGCTCGCCAGGGACTGCACCACCTCCCTGCCCAGGAAGACCGAGCAAAAGAGAGACCTCTCCGAAAGCGGCAAGGATGGCGAGCGCAGAATCGAGTCAGGAGCCTTCGCTCTCCCCTGGCGAGCtggcctcgccggcgccgtcgtctccggcgcggaGTGAGGGCGCGAAAAGGTGTACACGGCGCGATGGGGGACGATCTGCGGTGTCGGGGTCCTCTCAAAGCCGCAATGCTACGTCACacagcgaagcgccgcgcagcgcctcatCGTCTCCGCCTGACTCGCCTAACTCCAGTCGTCCATCTGcttctttccgccgccgTTTCTGCAGCGGAATGACTTCTtcatcctcgtcgtcttcctcttcctgttcctctccttcgtcttcgtcttcgccgtctccttctgtctctcccgcatcttctgcctcttcgtctgcttcgttATCCCCACCTTACGCGCCAGCGTTGCGGGTGGCGGTCTCGTCTCCTCATTTGCTGCCGGGGGCGCCTGTTGGCGGGGGCCTCTCCTCCCCGTCCTTCGCGACGCCTTCGGGTTCTCTATCGCCCACTCTGCACGCgacttcgtcgtcgcccaaGTCCGTCTCTCAGCGGATGACGCCCCACCACGTctgtggcggcggcagcgggtcGCCATCTGCCTcagtgtctcctctgcacatctgctcgcctgcgtcgcttcaCTTTCCGGCGTCGCCGAACTCTCCGTCGTCGGGTGCGTCTCAGGGATTccccgcgctgccgcgcaccATCTTGGCCTGCGTGACGTCGCCGCTCTTTGCGCCAACCGCGACGTGCGCGTCGCCACCAGGCATGCGCCTccagtctcctccgcggcgtctgtctcccATGGCGCTTTCACCCCGTGCGTTCTCGCCGTCCTGTctttcgccgccttcgctgtctccgtcctgcgtctctccgcagACCTCGCCCTCGGTCCACCCCATTAGCGACCTTGAGCTGGACGATTTCCCGCATCCCTTCGACGCTcacgcgcgctctgcgctgcCTGGTAGCCCTGGTTCCCCACCGCCaggtctcctctcctccgcgcccgcgacgtaTCCTCCGTGCGCGagtgcggccgctgccgcggggcATCATCAACGCGGGTCTTCTTTCCCTTCTCACGCGCATCGTGGGAGCTTCTCGCATGCCCatcgcgctgcgccgtcggaGTGCCCTGCCGCTCCGCATGGGGGGGGAAgcctgggcgcggcggatTCAGGCGGTGTTTCGCCAGGCAGTCCGCGTCTttccgcggcgaccgcctgcACATGCTGCGGATGCAGCGAGGCTTGCTACGTCCCGAATGCgtcggcgctggaggcgtctCCGGAGAGCGCGTGGTGCGTCTGTCCCTGTCACATGCAGAACGCGGCAGTCAAAATCGATATGTGTTCtttcggcgcctctgcgcaccATCTGCCGCTGTCTTCCTACTCCACCTCTGCTGAGAAGTTGTGCTCGCCCGGAGGCGCTGCAAGCCCCGGACACCTCAGCCCCTCTGGCGAGCGCAGCCCCCGGCGGCAGGCACTCGCGGGCAAGTCACACGGCtctccctgtctccgccgtcgcccttcgcctgcgcccgccgcacggtcgtgcgtctcgccctcttcgccttcttcctccgtcgccgcccctgTCGAGGCccccgcccgcgcggaggccttgGCGTCTGCCCTCAGGTCTCCCGCTCTTCGGCaccacgcgcaggcgccgcctcgcgcggagaacgctgaggaggcggagaaggcgggtGGCGGGAGGGATGGCCagaggtcgccgcgcggacagtctgaagaagaagacagacgcagagcagcaggagaggagggcgatagtgccctgctgcgcgcggccgcggcgaactgcgtgtctggcgcggccggcggcggagcagaaggaagaaagtcgccggcagctgcgtccTGGGAAAGGCCGCTGGCGTCTGCCAACGCAGAGCTCCTGGGGGGCGAGCAGAGCTGTGCGGCTTCAGGGGCGGAGGTCTCGGCCGCTGGGGGCGATCAccacgcgccaggcgcgtcgccgctgttgCCTGAGGCTGTCCTCGCTCctttcgcgtcgcgcgagggcgcgagtgAACCTGTGGGCTCTCGGACTGAGTCAGACGAGGCTGGAGCGACAGAACTGTCGCCGGTGGCCGGCAACGCATGCGGCGATGTGGAAGTGAACAGGATCGCTTCGAACGGAGG CCTCTCTGTGCTGAGCAAGTttcgtctgccgccgtctccggcaGGGGCAGCCTACTTAGAGCGTACGCGCCCGCCGACCGAGGAGAGTCACGCACGCAGCGAGCCAGCCTCTGGAAGACGTCCtcccgctgcctcttcgccatCGCCTTCACCTCCTGAGCTCGCAGCCACTGCAggggagacgccgagcaCCCCAGACTCCGGCCTCCCGCCagccgaagcgcgcgcgcaggctccGAGTTTGTTTGAGAGGCTCCCGCGTGGACTCATCGCCTGCGGGCGGAGTCCTGGGGTCGAAGGCCCGCctccggcggagacgcacgcgacagaggaggagacagacaaaGCAGCaagcggagcggcgcggaaCAGAGATGACAGATTTGCCGAagctggcggcgaggcggcaggtctcgagcctccgcctgcggcgccaaGTCAGGACACAGGTGACGCTCTAGCAGAGCAAGGGACCTGCGACCCTTGCGAAGAGTACTTCTGCAAGGGAGGTCCGGCGCGGTGGTCGCCGCAGCttggcggcgaggcgccgccgacgccgccgacgcctgaccatgcctcctcggcgtttGTCGCGCATCAGGAAACTACATGCACGATCGAAAGTTCAGGGGAACTGGGCGCCGAGAAGGGAGACACAGCTGCTGCCGGAGCGCCGCAAGCAGAgtccagcggcgccgcagccggctcTCCGCCAAAAGAGTTTTCCGCGTCGACCTTTCCTCGCGACTGGCggccggcgggcgacgccgaggcgcacgatgcgcgcgagcgagctgaGGAGGAGTGGGGCAGAGAGGAAgtcggaggcgcggcgacgctccgCTCGGCGTTTGAAGGCGAAGACAAGGACGAAGTTGCGAGGCTCGAGAGAGGCGATCTGTCTGAACCGCATCTGTCGCTCTCTGGGTCGTATCGCGACGACCCTTgtggcgacgagagagagagggggctGGACTCTGGGAAGCGTGAGCAATCGTTCGCCGTGTTTTCGTCCTTGTTtgcgccgcgggagccgcCAGAAGAAGACCGAACGaacgccagcagccgcttgctctcgctgtcgccgactcccccggcgtcgcccgcagggGCGGCCACAAACACGGACGAGctggtgtacgtacacctcgaCCCGGCCACGGGAGAGCGCAAGGAGTTTTCGGCGGTGTATTTTCGAAAGTCGAACCGGATTCGCTACAAGGGCAGCATGTTCACAAGCGTCCAGTCGTGGGTTCAGTGGGTGGAAACGGGCCacgtcgcctctccgccgttcCTTCCTCACTTCCACTGCGCGCGGGATGTGCACGACGCGGACGGTGACGAAGAGGAGTTGATCGACGacaacgaagaagaggagcacGCCAAGCGGCGGCTCGATGGACGCGCTGAAGGCGATCACTCGCGCTTCGATCTGCTCAGTCCGCAGGAGCGGAACGCCGCGTACTCGACGTTCCTGGGGAGCACCGCGAGTCTGCAGTTGCATTTCACCGAAGACGCCAGCCAAGCGAACCaagacgagggagagcgcgcgAACGAAATGCACGCGGCGTTCCTGTACGAGAGCGACAACgacgccttctgcttctccgcacACGGCCACGACGACGAAGGTGAGCAGGAGTCGAATTCGAGCGACAGCAGCTCGGGCAGAAGTTctgagagcgaggaagaaaaagacgaaaacgaagacgagggagcTCCGGTCGCGACCTTCgacagagcgacgcgcgaggcgtccgcACCGCGCTTCTATACGGCAGaaaacgacgaagacgaccaGACAGCCACCACGAGAGGAGATGCTCAGAGagtgctcgcggcgcgcgaggactcTGGGGGGAGGAGAGTCGAGCCGCAacggggcggcgacgcagacgcgagccgcgcttcctctccgccaGCAAAAGTCTGTTCCGAGGCGCACCGAAAGGCGAacgcgtcgccggccgccgctcAGACTTTCGCCGACTGGGTCGCTTTCCCCGAGTTCAGTGGGAGTTCCGGGGGAGACGCCACGAGCGAtgtgcgaggcgccgagcaCGCGGGGAGTGTACGGCGTAACGGGGGAGTCGAACAAGCGCCGGCCGTGGACAGGAGTCCCTTCCACCAGTGCCCTGTAGTCTCTTCCATGGGTTGGCGCGCGGTGAatgggcgcgcaggcgacagcgagggagTGCGAGTGGGGAACGCGGACGGACTTCAAGGCGAACACAGACCGGCGAACCGAGCCAAAGAGTTTTGGGAGGCGTCCTTCGAGGCGAATTAcgtgtcttcttccttcgtgGCGTCATCGTGCACGCACCCCGACGACGACGTTCATGGAGATTCTGCCGAAGAGCCGCTGTCCAACGGGCGCGatcccttctccgcgcctctcgtcgACCCTTTTGCGTCTTGGAGCGAAGAACCCAGAAAACAGTGA